A region of the bacterium genome:
ACTTTATGCGCTTTGATATTATCACAATTTTCCCGAAAATTTTCGATTCATATTTCAGTGAGAGTATTTTGGCGCGGGCGCAAGCAAAAAATCTGATCGATATCAATGTTCACGATTTGCGAAATTGGGCCAGTGGCGCGCACAGGCAAGTTGACGATAGGCCGTTCGGCGGCGGGCCGGGAATGGTGCTGAAAGTAGAACCGATTTTTAAAGCGGTGCAGGAAATAAAGAAATCAAAAATTACCCTTCGACAGGCTCAGGGTGACAAGAAAAAAGCGAGCAGAAAAATAAAAAAAACGCGAGTAATTTTATTATCTGCCAAAGGAAAAAGATTTATTCAAAGCGACGTGAAAAGACTATTGAAATATGATCAATTAATACTCATTTGCGGCCGGTATGAGGGCGTTGATGAGCGGGTAGCAAAGTATATCGCGGACGAAGAGCTTTCAATCGGGGATTTTGTCTTGACAGGCGGAGAGCTACCTGCTATGATTGTAATCGACAGTATTTCCCGGCACATTCCGCACGTAATTGGCAAGCAAGAATCCTTGACAGAGGAAAGCTTTACATTGTATAATAAAGATGCTAAGATTAAGTATATTGAATATCCGCATTATACGAGGCCGGAAATATTCGAGCCAATGAAGAAAAAGAAGTGGGCAACTCCAAAAGTATTATTAAGTGGTAATCACAAAAAAATACATGAGTGGAGAATTAAAAACGCAAAATTAGAAGACATTGCAAGGCAGTGATTCAGCTTTAAAAAACTAAAGTTGTGAAAGACTTTAAGTTTTTGTTTTTTGTCCTCAGAGAAAAATAAAAGTCATCAAGAATGTAAATTCAAAACCAAACGAGTATCGATAATATTTTTAGGAACTCTTCGGTTTTCAATTTCTATTTTTACCCCCACACCAATACTATTGAGAGATTATATGGTATTAGTGTGAATATTTCTTGTAAAAAAATACAGGAAAAATTCTCGATATGATTGGTGTGCGGGGCTTGTAACAATTGGAACGTTCACTTACAATTTATTTGTGCAGATTCAATAATTCAACGGAATTAAAATAAGTAAGTCAGTTAAATAAAAAACAAACCCGCCGTCGCAAAAGCTATGGCGAGGTAAAGTAAATACTGTTTTTTATGGTTGTCCTAGAGCTTCAGTTTTGCTTCGGCAAGATTGAAGGACGTATTAAGTAGAATCAAAAAGATACGCTAGTATCAATTCAAATATATTTAATATTTATTAAGAGTTTGATCCTAGCTCAGGATGAACGCTGGCGGCGTGGATAAGGCATGCAAGTCGAACGGCTATCGCAAGATAGCAGTGGCGAACGGGTTAGTAACACACTGGTACATACCATTGAGATGGGGATAGCTATTCGAAAGAGTAGGTAATACCCAATAGTCTGGAAGTCAGCAATGATTTCCAGTAAAGTCGCAAGACGCTTAATGAATGGCCTATGTCCTATCAGCTAGTTGGTGAGGTAATGGCTCACCAAGGCTATGACGGGTAGGGGGCGTGAGAGCGTGATCCCCAACACTGGAACTGAGACACGGTCCAGACTCCTACGGGAGGCAGCAGCCGAGAATATTTGTCAATGGGCGAAAGCCTGAACGAGCGACGCCGCGTGTGGGATGAAGGTTTTCGGATTGTAAACCACTTTTTATGGGGAGAAATCGCAAGATGATAGTACCCGTAGAATAAGGGGTTCCCAACTCTGTGCCAGCAGGAGCGGTAATACAGAGACCCCGAGCGTTATCCGGAATTATTGGGCGTAAAGCGTCTGTAGGCGGTTTAAATAGTGAGATGTTAAATGTCGAAGCTCAACTTCGTCACTGCATCTCAAACGTTTAGACTAGAGCATATGAGAGGCTGATGGAACTTGTAGTGTAGCGGTGAAATGCGTTGATATTACAAGGAACACCAAAGGCGAAGGCATTCAGCTGGAATATTGCTGACGCTGAGAGACGAAAGCGTGGGGATCAAAAAGGATTAGATACCCTTGTAGTCCACGCTGTAAACGATGGATATTAGTGATTAGAAGTATCGACCCTTTTAGTCACGAAGCTAACGCGTTAAATATCCCGCCTGGGAAGTACGGCCGCAAGGCTAAAACTCAAAGGAATAGACGGGGACCTGCACAAGCGGTGGAACATGTGGTTCAATTCGACAACAAGCGGGGAACCTTACCAAGGCTTGACATCTCGGGAATTTTCCGGAAACGGAAAAGTGCCGCAAGGAGCCCGAAGACAGGCGCTGCATGGTTGTCGTCAGCTCGTGCCGTGAGGTGTTCGGTTAAGTCCGGAAACGAGCGCAACCCCTGTGATGTGTTAGATATGTCACATCAAACTGCCCAGGTTAACTGGGAGGAAGGTGGGGATGACGTCAAATCAGCATGGCCCTCTGACGCCTTGGGCTACACACATGTTACAATGGAAAAAAACAAAGGGTTGCTAAACCGTAAGGTGGAGCTAATCCCATCAAAATTTTCCTCAGTTCAGATTGGGGGCTGCAACTCGCCCCCATGAAGATGGAATCGCTAGTAATCCTGGATCAGCCTCGCCAGGGTGAATACGTTCTCAGGTCTTGTACTCACCGCCCGTCACGTCAAGGGAGTTAGAAATACCCAAAGCGCCACTTAGGTGGTTCTAAGGTAGGTCTGATGACAGGGACGAAGTCGTAACAAGGCATCCGTAGGAGAACCTGTGGATGGATCACCTCCTTTCTAAGGAGTAAGGTGACGTTTATCGGCTACTTGTTAGCTAGATAAGCAAGCTTAGATAAAATTCTTATTTAAGTCTCATTAGGTCGTTCCAATTTATTGGAATTTATAAAAGTTTGTCAGCATCTTTTTAAAAGCTGAAATAGGACAACCATAAAAGACTGTATTTACCCCGTATGATTTTTCGTGCATGATATTTTTGTATCACTTGCGGAAAATTGTACGGGGTTTATATCAATCTATGCTCTTTTTAGAAAAACAAAAACCGCGCTCGTTAAAAGGCGCGTTTTTTGTTTATTAGTATGTTCTGTCATTCCGAACTTGTTTCGGAATCTATAATACATAGATCCTGAAATAAATTCAGGATGACAAAATTACTCTTGCAATTTTATTATTTTTTTGGTAAGATAAAATAAGTTTTTGGGTGTGTAGCTCAGTTGGTTAGAGCACTTCACTGATAATGAAGAGGTCCTTGGTTCAACTCCAAGCACACCCACCAATCTAAAATTTTAAATTTTCAATGATCAATTTTCAATGAATTTTTAATGACGAAATTTTCAAATTGTTTATTACAAATTAGAAATTAAAAATTTAAAATTCCGCCCGAATACAATGAGGTGCGGCCAGGGCTCTTAGCTCAGTTGGTAGAGCGCCTCATTTGCAATGAGGAGGTCGCCGGTTCGAATCCGGCAGAGTCCACATTAAAAAAGAATCGATGAAAATCGATTCTTTTTTAATGTTAAGTAGTTTGAATTTTATTTTGTTTGGTAAAGCTCGTCAATCATTTTTGATAGCATGGGTTTCACCAAATGCATTCAAAAATGAATTTTCTTCGCTTTTAAGATGTGCCTAATTATTATTTATAAAAAATTAATAAAATAAATTCGGTAAATATTTTATTTTTAAAAAATGTTGATAACTTTTATAGTAATTATTGTAAAAATGTTGTATAATGAATTCAGCGGTTTATAAATAATAAATATTTCTAAAAAAAATATTTATTATTTTCTAATCAATGAAAGGAGGTGATATGAATGGCTGCTAAAAAAACAAAGAAAAGAGCTACAAAGAAAGCGACTAAAAAGAAAAGAAAAAGATAGTCGATTTGGTTAGGAGGGGTGGGAGGGCGGCAAAACTTTTTTCTAATAATACAATTACTTCTCACTCCTTTTGGATTATAACAGGAAATACTTTAAAAGCACTTTCATTATGTAAGTGAAATATAAAAAACCTGCTTTTATGAGCAAGTTTTTTATATTTTTTCGTAATTTATTCTCCCTCGATTTCCTTCACTAAAATATCCGCTATATCGGATTTTTTTATTATAAAATCCGCATTCTCGGCAATGGTATTTTTAACTACTAAATTCAAATTAAATTCCAGGTTTTCCGGATCGATCGTTTCCGAATGAGTATGATCGCCGTGGGAATATTCTTTAACGCCCAACTCAATCACTATTTTGGTGATTTTTTTTAATTTTTTTTCTTTGGCCGCGGCTAAAGCTGTGTCTAAAATATCTTTGGCGGCTAATAGATCATGCATATTCGCTTTACTCAAGTTAAAAATTAAAAGTGAAAAATTAAAAATCTTTGAATTTTATGCTTTATTAGTGAGTTGCGCAGGTGATGCACGGGTCGTAGGCGCGAATAAGTTTCATAATGTTTTTCTTTTCTTCTTCTATATTGATTTGGCTGCCTCTTTCGCGGGTTTTTAGCCAAACCTTCAAGTCTTCTTCAAGATTGGTTATGGATTGCACGGTTGGTGTAATAATATTGGTGGCGGTAATTAAACCATCTTTATCGATTTTATAAGCATGGAAAAGCGTCCCGCGCGGAGCTTCCAACGCGCCTACTCCATACGAAGATTTTGGCTTGAATTGATTATTGATATCATTTAGCTCAAAACTATTTATTTCCGATAAATATTCACTAAGCAATATTCTCACTTCTTCCATTAAGTGCACTATTTCAATTGCTTGAGCGATATTATTATAAAAAGAATTAAAACAGGGGATAGGAATGTTTAATTTTTTAAGCTCAATTGCCGCTTCTTGATTTAATTTTTTTGAATTCAGATTAAGCCTTGATAGCGCGCCGACCAAATAGCTTCTTGAATGAATTTTTGCTCTTTTTGAAGGCGTGCTGACAGTTTCGGTCTCTCTTATGGTTTTAATGAATTTTTCAACGCTCATCGGATGATTTTGCGTGGAGCTTATCATGCCTTCATAAGGCAAATAACCTATGTTGTCGTGTAGCGCCACGTAATTTGTTGATCGATTGAATTTTGGCAACGGCACACCGCTAATAACATTAAGCATCTTTTTAGCAGCTGCCATATTCTGCGGTATTTCTGCCAGTAGCTGTGCGAGTTTTTTAGTATCAGGCAATTTAGTGAATCCGCCAACCTTCGGAGTTAGCGGATGAATAGTTCTCCCGCCGATAACTTCTATGATTCTATTGCCAAAATCCCGCAAAGCGAGAAATTCTTTCGCGTCTTCGGGATATTTTTTAGCGAACTCAATTCCGCTTTCGGTATTAAAATAATCAGCTAATACTAAAAAATACAAATGTAAAGTATGGCTTTGGATTGTTTGCCCGGCAAGCATTAATTGCCGAAGAGTGACTGTCAGTGGATGTGGATCGATTCCAAATGCATTTTCGATTGCTTTAATGCTCGTTAACATATGGATTACCGGACAAACGCCGCAAATCCTCGCCGTAATCACCGGCGCGTCGAAATAATGCCGGCCGATAAGCAAAGATTCAAAAAGCCGGGCGCCTTCCTGCGTTTCGATTTTAGCCTCGGCAATCTTGCCGTTGATTATTTTGCCGATAAAACCGGCATGGCCTTCGATACGAGCGATATGATCGATAACAATTTTCATAGATTTAAAAAAATATTTATGTTTTATTCCGATCGTTTTTCTAGATCGTCTTTAGCTCCGTAGATTTCCGAGATCTTCATCAGTTCTTTGGCTGATATTCTGTCTCCTAGTATTTTTTTAAGGCTGGCTAAGTTTCTGTCCCGAATCGGTCCGCGGCAAGCTTCACAGATAAAATTATTTGACGGGCAAATAGCGCCGCAGCCGCCGAGAGTGACCGGGCCGAAACAGGGCTGTCCTTTTTGCAATAAGCATTTATTTTCTCTTAGCTGGCATTCATAGCAAACCGGAACATCGGGAATTTTGTAGATTTTTCCGGCAATTAATTCTTCCGTAAATCTCACGAATTCATCTTTGTCGATAGGGCAGCCTGGAATTTTTCCGTCAACTTTCACATAAGCGGAAATCGGCTTGATCTTTGGGTTGTTGATACCCTCGACGTTTTTATAGACATAATCCATCATTTCTTTGCGTCCGATCTTGGAATAATTTTTAATCTCAGCGACTCCTCCCAGATCAGCGCAGGTTCCAAGGGCTATAAGGATCTTTGTTTGCTGTCTGGCTTTGATCAGCGTGGTAATATTTTCATCGGTGATCGGCGTACCTTCCATGAAGATCACATCATATGGACCTTTGCTTTTATGGCTGGAACCAAGGCGAAAATTATCCAAATCCAGAAATTCGGTAATTTTTAATAATTTTTCTCCCAAATCCAAAATTGCGAATTGGCATCCTTCGCAACAAGTCAGGCTGATGATCGCTGTTTTTAATTTAGGCATGGCTGTAATATAATTATCGTTAACCATATTATACAATTTTAATGGAATTATGACAAATTAAACATTATGTTATAATATAATTATGGAATTATTTACGCGATTGTTTATAAAGAAAGAAACGATTTTGGCTCTTGGCGCGGAATCGGTTGGTATTTTTGCCGTTTATCGAAATGGCGATATTTTTGTTTCGGAAAACTTCGGCGATTTATTGGACGAAAAGAACTTTTTGAAATATAAAAAAGCGGTTTTATTTTATTTAAAAAAAGAAAGGTTTAAGCCGGATGTAATTTTGACCGATTTACATCCTTTGTTTAAAACAACAATTTTTGGAGAAGATTTGGCCCTTCGACTAGGCTCAGGGCAGGCTCAAAAAAGATATTTACTTTTAAGTAAAAAAAATACTAAATTAATAAAAGTTCAGCATCATTTTGCGCATATTTTTTCCGCGGTAGGGGACTATTTTTGTCATCCTGAATTTATTTCAGGATCTGAAAATTATAGATTCCGAAACAAGTTCGGAATGACAGAAAGTTATAAAATACCTAATACTTTTTTCGGTATTGCAATGGATGGCACGGGCTATGGTTTGGACGGAAATATTTGGGGAGGAGAAGTGTTCGAAATTACAAATTACAAATTACAAATTACAAAACAATTTCAAAATCAAAATTTTAAAACAAATACCGGAAAATTAAATTTAAATATTGAGCGAATTGGAAGTTTGGAAGAGCAGACAATGATTGGCGGGGATTTGGCGGTAAAAGAGCCGGCAAGAATGTTAATCGCGATACTCGCGAAAATTACAAATTACAAATTACAAATTACAAACAAATCACAAATAACAAATTTAAAAAAACAAAAAGATTTTATCTATAAATACGTTAAAAACTTTTATACACGAAACGAATTTGAGGCGCTGTATAGCCAATCAAAACAGGATTTTAATTGCCAAAAAACTACCAGTACCGGTCGAATTTTGGATGCAGTTGCAGTTTTACTTGGATTTGCGGGAAATGAAAGAAAGTTTAAGCACGAAGCGGTAAAGAAGCTGGAAGAAAATTCCAGTATTCCTTATTTTTTAAAACCAATAATTACTTTTTCTGTCATTGCGAGCTCGTTGCCAGCAGGCGATGAGCGCGGCAATCTCTCAGCTTGTTTGAGAAATAAATCTCGCCCGCCTAGACTCGGCGAGGCTGGCATACGCGAGGGATTGCTTCGTCGTTCCGATGATTACATCGGAACTCCTCGCAATGACAAGAGGTGGATTTTACAAACCACTCCGCTATTTAAATATTTAATTAAAAACATCCATAAAGATAAAAAAAGATTGGCCGCTACCGCGCAATTATATGTTGCAAGGGGGCTTTATGAAATAATCAAAAAAAATCATAAATCATTAATCATTAATCATAAATCGGGCTTCTTTGCCGCCGGAGGGATGGCGAATAACAAAATTATTTCTTCATATTTGGAAAAACAAGGAGTTTACATACCAAAAAAAATCCCCAGAGGAGACGAGGGGATCGCAATAGGACAGATTATTTATTATTTAACAAATTCTCGGCACTAATTTTCCTCTTGGCATTTCAATTGGTCGCAATCCGCCGGATTCGGTATTTAGAAAAACACCTTTGCCGTGCTTGATACTGCCGATGATCTTGGCGGTTTTATTATATTTTTCAAGAATTTTAATGGTTTTATCGGCGAATTTAGCCGGCACAGTGGCAATAAATCTTCCTTCGGATGGCAAAGCCATAATATCAATTCCTAAAAGATTGCCAATAGACATCACCTCTTTTTTATAAGGAAGATTTTTTTCATCAAGAACAATTTTAATTTTTGACTTTTCCGCGATTTCATTGAGATTTTCCGCTAAGCCGCCGCGGGTCGGATCTTTGGCAGATGTAAGATATTTTCTCACCGCTTGCATTTCCGCCAATATTGGTTGGCTGTCGCTTTTAAGCCGGGTTTTGTAATTAAAACGATGCGCCAAAATCACTGCGCCGTGTTCGCCCAAGTCACCGGAAGCAATGACTTTATCGCCTGGCCTTGCGCCGTTATTAGAAATAATTTTCTCTGCAAGTCCAATGCCGGTTGTGGTAAAGGCGATTTTATCGATTTTTCCTTTATTGGTTACTTTGGTGTCGCCGGTGACAATTGGGGTATTAGTTTGACGAGAAATTTTGTTTATTGAACAAATTATTTTTTCCAGGTCAGAAGTGGGGAATCCTTCTTCAATGATAAAACTTAACGCAATCCCAAGCGGAGTTGCGCCCATTACCGATAAATCATTGATCGTGCCGCACATCGCGATCTTGCCAATATCGCCGCCCGGGAAAAATATCGGGTCAATGATAAAAGCATCGGTTGTCATGACGAGCTTCAAGGATGATTCTATTTTGTCATTGCGAGGAGTAGCGCGACGAAGCAATCCCTCAACTTGTTTGAGATTTAAATCTTGCATTCGCAAGAGATTGCTTCGCTTCGCTCGCAATGACAGCAAGGGAGCTAAATCAAATACTGCGCCATCATCTCCGGTATTGGTCCATTTGCCGGTAAAATTAAGGATTTTTCTTAGGTTTTTGAAGAATTCCCACGAAGCGGCTCCGCCCGCGCCGATATCAAGGGAAATGGATGAATTTTTGAAGATACTTGACATATTGTTGATTTTGTGCTAAGATTAAATATTAAGTTGGTTTTTGTTTTGTCATTCCGAGCAAAGCGAGGAATCCTTTGAGCTCACTTCATAGTGCGTACAAGAGATTTCTCTCCATCTGCTGATGGATTCGAAATGACAGAAATTAATTTGTTCTTTTAAAACTTTTACGGCTTTGGAAAAAATTGCAGCAGGATATTAAAAAATCTTGGTGCGATTAAAAAAAGCTGTGAATAAAAGAAAAAATAAAATATAAGGAGGAAGGAATATGAGTTTAATAGGCGTAATTGCGCCATATATAGCAGTAATAATCTTTGCAGTATTGCTACAATATGCTGCAAAAAGAAACCAAAGAATAGAAAAAATTGTTGAAAAAGCAGATATGCTATTAAACAAGACAATATTCGGTCTATCAATTTTCGTTGTCAATATGACACTATGGTTAGGAGTTGTAATGGTAGCCGAATTTGTTTTTTCTGGAATTGCGTTTTATGTAAATCCCGAATTTGTCCAGAGTTTACTGCATAAGGATGGTGTGATTATTGGCGAGCTTATGTTTATAGGTACGCTGATCGTCTCAGGCATATTAACAATAGTGAAGCCGCTAGCATCCGCATCTAAAATCTCTGAAGCTAAAATACAAAATATTTGCCCTGCCCGCGAATAAAATCGTGTGGCCTTTTTTTTATATTTGAAACTTCGCCTCTATCCCGCAAGCGCCTTCGGAAGAAACCATACACGCACCAATTGGATTATCCGGGGTGCATTTTTTATTGAACAACTTGCAATCGCGAGGTTCTTTTAAACCGCGAAGAATCGCGCCGCAGATACAATTGGTACTACCAGACCCCTCGACCCGCTTCGACTCAGCGAGGCGAGCAAGCTCAGGGTGACAGTTTTTTAGAATATTTTTATATTTTATTTTTGCGTCGAATTGCGAATATTTTGAGCGGATCTCAAATCCGGAATTGGGAATTTTTCCGATTCCTCGCCAATATGCATCGCCGAGCGCAAAAACTTCACTGATCAATTTCATGGCCTTGGGATTTCCTTCAGGCCGCACTACGCGAACATATTGATTTTCCACCTCTGCTCGATTTTCCGCGATTTGTTTTAAGAGCATATAAATTGTTATTAGAACATCATTTGCTTCAAATCCAGCGATTACTTGCGGAAGCTTGAATTGCGCATAAGGTTTTGAGCCGATAATCGCGGAAACATGGCCAGGATTAATAAACCCGTCTATTTTAAGTTGCGGAGTATCAAGAAGCGCTTTCATTGCCGGCACAAAAGCTTTGTGCGAGGAATAGACCGTAAGTCCGTGTTTGATTGCGCTTGCGGTCATTGGAGTAGTTGTTTCAAATCCAAGCCCGAAAAAAACAATATTGGGTTTTTTTTTTGAAGTTTTAAGGCATCTTCTACCGAGTAAACTTCTGTAATATCCGCGCCCTGCTCTCTTGCTGTATCTAAGCTTATGACTTTAATGTCATGGTGAGCTTGTCGAACCATACTGCCCTTCGACCCGCTTCGACTCAGCGAGGCGAGCAGGCTCAGGGCGACAATCGTTCCTGGTACTCTCAGTACATCGCCATAACAAGCAATAGGAATTCCTTCCAGTGCCAAAGCAATGACCGCGTTAATATCACGTTGGTCAGTGACACAAACCGGGCAGCCTGGTCCGGAAAGAAGTTTGATATTTTTCGGCAGTAGTTTCTTGATTCCGTGCCGCGCCACTGCTTCGGTGTGAGTGCCGCAGAGTTCCATTAGAACTATCGGGCGATCTATCTTTTTAGCAAATAGATTTATTTCGTTCAGGATATTTTTCATAAAAATCACACATTTATTTTTTTAAACAATTTCAGAGTTTCTTCCGCCTCATTTTTATCGAGTTTCTCGATCGCAAATCCCGCGTGCACTATCACGTAATCTCCTTTTGCAACGTCAACGATCTCTGTATTAATATTTTTTTCTATGCCATTAAAACTCACTGTCGCATGGTGAGTTTTAATGTCGATCGATTTGATTTTTCCGGGAATAGCTAAGCACACGGCTAGTAAAAAGTTATAAAGTAAAAAGTTATAAAGTAGACAGACGAAATATTTTAACTTTATAAACTTGATGAACTTTATAACTTTATAAACTTTTTATATCGCTCCTGGCGAATCTTTAAGCCCGGCGTAATTGAATACCGGACCGTCTCGGCAGACGTATTTACCGTTAACTAAAACACAATGCTGGCAAACGCCGACTCCGCAATTCATTCGCCGTTCAAGCAAAACGTAAATATCGCTTTCCGCCACTTTTTTATTTTTTAATTTTTGAATTACGGGAAAAAACATTACCGGCGGGCCGCACATTATTACTATCGGGTCTTTTGCCAGAGGCGTTTTGTCAAAAAGCGTCGTAACCAGTCCGGTACTGCCGGTCCAATTTTCGTGAGCTATATCTAATGTAAGATTCAATTCAATGGTTTTTTCCCAGTTTCTATATTCATTTTTAAACAGTAACATTTTTTCTTCGCGGCATCCGCTAAACAGCTGGATTTCGCCGAATTCGCCGGGGTGATTGCAAAGCATTTGAATGAGCGGTCTTAGAGGGACTAACCCCAATCCGCCAGCGACAAGCGCGATGTTCCTTTTGTTCATTTTCGAAAGAGGGAATCCATTGCCGTATGGGCCGCGAAAATAAACCTCATCGCCAACCGACATTGAAAAAAGTTTGCTTGTCAATTCGCCTTTTTTTTGCACGCAAATCTGAAATTCGCTGCAGAGAGTGGGGGACGAACAGACGGCAAATGGCGCTTCGCCAAAGCCGGGAATAGAAAGAGCGATAAATTGTCCGGGCCACCAGCATTTAACTATTTTTTTTTCATCCGTTTCGCATTTAATATCTTTCCTATCATCCGGCTTAAGCGTAAAAAGCTTAACCATGGCGCTTTGGCTTTCAATATTAGTGATCACGAGCGGATAAGTTTTATATTGATTTCTCATAAATTATGGTTCGACAAGCTCACCATGACATTATAATAAATGTGTCACCCTGAGCCTGTCGAAGGGCAATTGCTTAAACACTAAAATTCCTTAACGACGACTTAATTTTTTTAGAATTTTTGATTTCGGTTTTAGTTTTCTCGCCGTTTCGGCGAGTCCGCTCGCCTCGCTTCGCGATCGAAGCGAGGCGTTGAGGCGGATTTGCTTTAAAGTTTATAATTTTAAAAATTTCATCTTTAATGTTAATTCCCGCGGGGCAAACATCCGCGCACCTGCCGCAACCGACGCATCCGGGCAGATTATACTCATTGGGAATTCTGACGAATTTGTGGCTATACCAATTGTATATCCTGTCCTCGATCGTTTTTAAAAATTTCGCTCCGCCGGCTATTTCTGAGAATTCCGAATTAAAACAGCTATCCCATTGGCGAACGCGTTTGATGGAATTATCAAAAACATTATTTTCGTCGAAAATTTTAAAACAAAAGCAGGTTGGGCAAACAATCGTGCATTTATCGCATCCCAGGCATCTTTTGCCCAGGTCTTTCCATATTTTACTGCCATACGATAGCTTGGTTTTTCCCCTTAGAATTTTATGAAAATCGCTTAAGCCTTCCTCGGGAATAGCTCCGGCGTATTCGATATGCTCAAAATCATCATAGCCGAAATCGTTCAGCATTCTTTGTCCGTGTTTGGATCCCGTAAAAATGCGGAAATCTTTTTGGTCGCTCCGGCTTTCAATAAAAATATCAAACTTAAAATGCTCCAAAATATTTTCTTCATATTTTTCGTAGAAACTATTTTCTTCGGGGACAGGGCTTTGGCCGATAAAAATAGTCTGGGAGATT
Encoded here:
- the trmD gene encoding tRNA (guanosine(37)-N1)-methyltransferase TrmD, coding for MRFDIITIFPKIFDSYFSESILARAQAKNLIDINVHDLRNWASGAHRQVDDRPFGGGPGMVLKVEPIFKAVQEIKKSKITLRQAQGDKKKASRKIKKTRVILLSAKGKRFIQSDVKRLLKYDQLILICGRYEGVDERVAKYIADEELSIGDFVLTGGELPAMIVIDSISRHIPHVIGKQESLTEESFTLYNKDAKIKYIEYPHYTRPEIFEPMKKKKWATPKVLLSGNHKKIHEWRIKNAKLEDIARQ
- a CDS encoding FAD/NAD(P)-binding protein, giving the protein MRNQYKTYPLVITNIESQSAMVKLFTLKPDDRKDIKCETDEKKIVKCWWPGQFIALSIPGFGEAPFAVCSSPTLCSEFQICVQKKGELTSKLFSMSVGDEVYFRGPYGNGFPLSKMNKRNIALVAGGLGLVPLRPLIQMLCNHPGEFGEIQLFSGCREEKMLLFKNEYRNWEKTIELNLTLDIAHENWTGSTGLVTTLFDKTPLAKDPIVIMCGPPVMFFPVIQKLKNKKVAESDIYVLLERRMNCGVGVCQHCVLVNGKYVCRDGPVFNYAGLKDSPGAI
- a CDS encoding NADH:ubiquinone oxidoreductase; the encoded protein is MVNDNYITAMPKLKTAIISLTCCEGCQFAILDLGEKLLKITEFLDLDNFRLGSSHKSKGPYDVIFMEGTPITDENITTLIKARQQTKILIALGTCADLGGVAEIKNYSKIGRKEMMDYVYKNVEGINNPKIKPISAYVKVDGKIPGCPIDKDEFVRFTEELIAGKIYKIPDVPVCYECQLRENKCLLQKGQPCFGPVTLGGCGAICPSNNFICEACRGPIRDRNLASLKKILGDRISAKELMKISEIYGAKDDLEKRSE
- a CDS encoding Ni/Fe hydrogenase subunit alpha, whose product is MKIVIDHIARIEGHAGFIGKIINGKIAEAKIETQEGARLFESLLIGRHYFDAPVITARICGVCPVIHMLTSIKAIENAFGIDPHPLTVTLRQLMLAGQTIQSHTLHLYFLVLADYFNTESGIEFAKKYPEDAKEFLALRDFGNRIIEVIGGRTIHPLTPKVGGFTKLPDTKKLAQLLAEIPQNMAAAKKMLNVISGVPLPKFNRSTNYVALHDNIGYLPYEGMISSTQNHPMSVEKFIKTIRETETVSTPSKRAKIHSRSYLVGALSRLNLNSKKLNQEAAIELKKLNIPIPCFNSFYNNIAQAIEIVHLMEEVRILLSEYLSEINSFELNDINNQFKPKSSYGVGALEAPRGTLFHAYKIDKDGLITATNIITPTVQSITNLEEDLKVWLKTRERGSQINIEEEKKNIMKLIRAYDPCITCATH
- the hypD gene encoding hydrogenase formation protein HypD; the encoded protein is MVFFGLGFETTTPMTASAIKHGLTVYSSHKAFVPAMKALLDTPQLKIDGFINPGHVSAIIGSKPYAQFKLPQVIAGFEANDVLITIYMLLKQIAENRAEVENQYVRVVRPEGNPKAMKLISEVFALGDAYWRGIGKIPNSGFEIRSKYSQFDAKIKYKNILKNCHPELARLAESKRVEGSGSTNCICGAILRGLKEPRDCKLFNKKCTPDNPIGACMVSSEGACGIEAKFQI
- the hypE gene encoding hydrogenase expression/formation protein HypE, translated to MSSIFKNSSISLDIGAGGAASWEFFKNLRKILNFTGKWTNTGDDGAVFDLAPLLSLRAKRSNLLRMQDLNLKQVEGLLRRATPRNDKIESSLKLVMTTDAFIIDPIFFPGGDIGKIAMCGTINDLSVMGATPLGIALSFIIEEGFPTSDLEKIICSINKISRQTNTPIVTGDTKVTNKGKIDKIAFTTTGIGLAEKIISNNGARPGDKVIASGDLGEHGAVILAHRFNYKTRLKSDSQPILAEMQAVRKYLTSAKDPTRGGLAENLNEIAEKSKIKIVLDEKNLPYKKEVMSIGNLLGIDIMALPSEGRFIATVPAKFADKTIKILEKYNKTAKIIGSIKHGKGVFLNTESGGLRPIEMPRGKLVPRIC
- a CDS encoding 4Fe-4S dicluster domain-containing protein → MNNSDLKLFVEYLLKKNYTVYSPVKESGRIVVRQITDSRKFSLVKERPLYSFKNFLLPNRKTIFSTLGGQDKNNNDQKMIPKQVLFGITVFDLRAVALLSQVFEKDPYYQDIISQTIFIGQSPVPEENSFYEKYEENILEHFKFDIFIESRSDQKDFRIFTGSKHGQRMLNDFGYDDFEHIEYAGAIPEEGLSDFHKILRGKTKLSYGSKIWKDLGKRCLGCDKCTIVCPTCFCFKIFDENNVFDNSIKRVRQWDSCFNSEFSEIAGGAKFLKTIEDRIYNWYSHKFVRIPNEYNLPGCVGCGRCADVCPAGINIKDEIFKIINFKANPPQRLASIAKRGERTRRNGEKTKTEIKNSKKIKSSLRNFSV
- a CDS encoding HypC/HybG/HupF family hydrogenase formation chaperone, which codes for MCLAIPGKIKSIDIKTHHATVSFNGIEKNINTEIVDVAKGDYVIVHAGFAIEKLDKNEAEETLKLFKKINV